The following coding sequences are from one Bifidobacterium sp. window:
- a CDS encoding DUF2530 domain-containing protein, which yields MRLAPIFQPETRRPSPKPIQVDLRKVFVVGTSLWSLALIITVCLWLADIEPLGPALVCASGVVIGLMLLIWERINRKEYRRLGE from the coding sequence ATGAGGCTCGCTCCAATCTTTCAGCCAGAGACACGCAGACCGTCGCCGAAACCGATTCAAGTCGATTTGCGTAAGGTTTTTGTCGTAGGTACCAGTCTGTGGTCCCTCGCTTTGATTATCACTGTCTGCCTTTGGCTTGCTGACATTGAACCTCTGGGACCTGCATTGGTTTGCGCATCTGGTGTGGTTATTGGCTTAATGTTGCTGATTTGGGAACGTATCAATCGCAAAGAATACCGTCGTTTAGGCGAATAG
- the manA gene encoding mannose-6-phosphate isomerase, class I, producing MYRIQPVQKPYAWGSLNRLQTMFHLNDNDKPTALAEMWFSGHRQSPSMLLLPDGSSQDVPGVIRRHPEEMLGDNASHLFGPVMPYLFKIISARIPLSLQVHPLDFQARAGFNRENAQGIPLNAPERSFKDTLAKNEMVVALEPFEAAVGFAPIASQMRLLTSMQHPLAQRMASILAGSYGSYDDQSLNNIDDTDELTIELIDQMMPLSAITWPDSRKRLFRAFTAAITAPKQFGEGIEGALVALDQSAEFAMHAAISNALQAARAFPSDPSVLCMLMMNPVSLEEGESVYIPAGTPHAYIHGTAAEIMNNSDNVLRGGMTAKHKDIGNLLHSLNCQTGSPIDPSNTPFGFLSNQNLVTYKPHINEFMLAYGRVDDSTPSWAIVGRLVRRYGELLQRLRPQPVLRQRVQLPKSGPRVLLCTEGAIQCSTLTESMVLSQGEAVFIPACDGRVDIRAATETLETRHSDAATADEISRSSSKGSYLLASTPF from the coding sequence GTGTATCGGATTCAGCCAGTACAGAAACCATATGCATGGGGATCTCTGAATCGTTTGCAGACCATGTTTCACCTCAACGATAACGATAAACCTACTGCGCTCGCAGAGATGTGGTTCAGTGGGCATCGTCAGTCGCCATCAATGCTGTTATTGCCTGATGGATCTTCTCAGGATGTCCCTGGGGTCATTAGACGACATCCTGAAGAGATGCTTGGGGATAATGCATCGCATCTATTCGGTCCTGTAATGCCTTACTTATTTAAAATCATTTCGGCGCGTATACCGCTCTCTCTGCAGGTGCACCCTTTGGATTTCCAAGCCCGCGCTGGTTTTAATCGGGAGAATGCCCAAGGCATACCTCTAAATGCCCCTGAACGCTCCTTCAAAGACACTTTGGCTAAGAATGAGATGGTGGTAGCGCTTGAGCCTTTCGAAGCAGCTGTGGGGTTCGCTCCGATTGCTTCACAAATGCGTTTGCTTACTTCTATGCAACACCCACTTGCTCAACGCATGGCATCGATTCTTGCAGGTTCATATGGCTCATATGACGATCAATCGCTTAATAACATAGATGACACCGATGAGCTCACCATTGAGCTCATTGATCAGATGATGCCGTTAAGTGCTATTACCTGGCCGGATTCCAGGAAGCGATTATTTAGGGCGTTCACTGCTGCAATCACGGCTCCAAAGCAGTTTGGGGAAGGCATCGAAGGAGCGTTGGTGGCTTTAGATCAGTCCGCGGAATTTGCGATGCATGCCGCTATATCTAATGCACTTCAAGCTGCAAGAGCTTTCCCGTCGGATCCCTCGGTCCTGTGCATGTTGATGATGAATCCCGTGTCGTTAGAAGAGGGAGAATCTGTCTATATTCCTGCTGGTACACCTCACGCCTATATCCACGGTACGGCAGCCGAAATAATGAACAATTCAGATAATGTGTTACGGGGAGGTATGACTGCCAAGCACAAGGATATTGGCAATTTGCTGCACAGTCTCAACTGCCAAACAGGTTCACCAATAGACCCGTCAAACACGCCCTTCGGTTTTTTGTCAAACCAGAATTTGGTGACATACAAGCCACATATTAATGAATTTATGCTGGCTTATGGTCGTGTCGATGACAGCACGCCGTCATGGGCTATTGTCGGTCGACTGGTGCGACGCTACGGAGAATTATTGCAACGATTACGACCTCAACCGGTCTTGCGTCAGCGCGTCCAACTACCTAAGAGCGGGCCTAGAGTGTTGCTGTGTACTGAGGGTGCAATTCAATGCTCCACGTTGACTGAGTCGATGGTGCTGAGTCAAGGGGAAGCAGTGTTTATCCCTGCCTGTGATGGACGAGTTGATATTCGTGCTGCCACCGAGACGCTAGAAACTAGACACTCTGATGCAGCAACTGCTGACGAGATATCTCGCTCGAGTTCCAAAGGCTCGTATCTACTGGCGTCAACCCCGTTCTAA
- the serC gene encoding phosphoserine transaminase → MTNSVEIPEELLPNDGRFGSGPSKIRRAQIEALSGEWNTLLGTSHRQQPVRQVVASIRQGLSQLFSVPDGYEIALGNGGASAFWDIVCASLIEQRPAFGVYGSFSRKFAQEAANTPFIDKTYVFESDPGTYRIPDFCEDADVYCWAHNETSTGVAAPVQRIPGSAENGALTIVDGTSAAGALHIDITQTDVYYFSPQKAFGSDGGLWFAVLSPDAIERAERVEAEAKQAGSHRWIPAFLSLSTALSNSRKEQTLNTPSIATIALMDQQVRWMNEQGGMPWTEARCTESSDYLYRWAEASSFAQPFVTDIAARSNSVVTIDIDDQFSADEIISSLRANGIVDTAGYRKLGRNQLRIGVFPSVDPDDVKKLTQCIDYVTERL, encoded by the coding sequence ATGACCAACAGTGTGGAAATCCCTGAAGAGTTACTGCCTAACGATGGAAGATTCGGTTCAGGCCCCAGCAAAATACGACGTGCACAGATTGAGGCGCTGAGCGGGGAGTGGAATACGCTCTTAGGAACCTCACATCGTCAACAGCCGGTACGCCAAGTAGTAGCATCAATTCGTCAAGGTCTTTCCCAACTGTTTTCAGTGCCCGATGGCTACGAAATCGCTCTAGGTAATGGCGGAGCAAGTGCTTTCTGGGATATCGTTTGCGCCAGTCTTATAGAGCAGCGCCCCGCCTTTGGCGTGTATGGATCATTTAGCCGCAAATTCGCTCAAGAAGCTGCCAATACGCCATTTATCGACAAGACTTACGTCTTTGAGTCTGACCCCGGTACATATAGGATTCCTGACTTCTGCGAAGACGCAGACGTCTATTGCTGGGCTCATAATGAAACATCAACAGGTGTTGCTGCCCCCGTTCAACGGATTCCAGGGAGTGCCGAGAATGGGGCTCTCACGATCGTTGATGGCACCAGTGCCGCAGGTGCTTTACACATCGACATCACACAAACTGATGTGTATTATTTTTCTCCACAAAAAGCTTTTGGGTCCGATGGAGGGCTTTGGTTTGCAGTACTCTCCCCTGATGCCATTGAGAGAGCAGAGCGCGTAGAAGCAGAGGCCAAACAGGCAGGTTCTCATCGTTGGATTCCCGCATTTCTCTCACTGAGTACCGCACTCTCGAACTCGCGCAAAGAACAGACACTGAATACACCTTCGATAGCCACGATAGCTTTGATGGACCAGCAGGTCAGATGGATGAATGAACAAGGTGGCATGCCCTGGACTGAGGCACGTTGCACCGAGTCTTCCGACTATTTGTATCGTTGGGCTGAGGCTTCATCTTTTGCGCAACCCTTCGTCACTGATATTGCCGCACGTTCAAACAGCGTGGTCACCATCGATATCGATGATCAATTTAGTGCAGACGAGATTATTAGTTCACTGCGAGCCAATGGCATCGTTGATACGGCCGGCTACCGCAAACTCGGACGTAACCAACTACGTATCGGCGTGTTTCCATCAGTTGACCCTGATGATGTGAAAAAGCTTACGCAGTGCATTGACTACGTCACCGAGCGTCTGTAA
- a CDS encoding CHAP domain-containing protein — MKNAAHQTRRSSHAHARTSAVSSLRANTTRAVSRRATQSVEALNALDMALAEKLNEVAPPSRKAMRLAAKHHAQKAHLLAGTAMAALLGTAATSIAMASPKSQKASVASSSTTSSLVSNAQSSTTSSAASRSQARVSLNEQVSSSANSGSEGTWAMGDTTVTSSEVSRAKADNDVVSKLLDVNKDVLPSGFNPNHATGDSGNAYSFSQCTWWVYVRRHQLGLPVGSHFGDGHQWASSAQALGYWVDNTPRNVGDIMVFRTGQEGSSSAYGHVAIVEKINADGSVVTSECGSSYNGKTFTRTFTNVHDFQYIHY; from the coding sequence ATGAAGAATGCCGCGCACCAAACGAGGAGATCCTCACATGCGCACGCAAGAACTTCTGCAGTGTCATCATTGCGCGCTAATACCACCAGAGCTGTTTCTCGCAGAGCGACCCAAAGCGTGGAAGCTTTAAACGCCCTTGATATGGCGTTGGCTGAAAAACTTAATGAAGTTGCTCCTCCTTCTCGCAAAGCAATGAGGCTTGCCGCTAAACATCATGCACAAAAGGCGCATTTGCTTGCCGGAACCGCAATGGCCGCTCTACTTGGTACGGCTGCCACCTCCATTGCTATGGCCTCTCCAAAGTCGCAGAAGGCTTCTGTTGCAAGCAGCAGCACCACAAGTTCTCTGGTCTCCAATGCTCAGAGCTCCACAACATCGTCTGCTGCCTCGCGTTCACAAGCCAGGGTTTCTCTTAATGAGCAGGTTTCATCTTCGGCTAATAGTGGCTCTGAGGGCACTTGGGCAATGGGAGACACCACGGTGACTTCATCAGAAGTTTCACGAGCTAAAGCTGATAACGATGTAGTATCTAAACTTTTGGATGTTAATAAAGATGTGCTGCCTTCGGGGTTCAACCCCAATCACGCCACTGGGGACAGCGGCAATGCCTACTCATTTAGTCAATGCACATGGTGGGTGTATGTCCGCAGACATCAGCTTGGACTTCCTGTCGGCTCGCATTTTGGCGATGGACATCAATGGGCTAGCTCAGCACAAGCTCTAGGGTATTGGGTTGATAACACGCCACGTAATGTTGGTGACATTATGGTGTTTCGTACTGGTCAAGAGGGATCTTCCTCTGCATATGGGCATGTGGCAATAGTTGAGAAAATCAATGCCGACGGGTCCGTGGTTACATCCGAATGTGGTTCGTCATACAACGGCAAGACTTTTACTCGAACCTTTACCAACGTTCACGATTTCCAATATATCCACTACTGA
- a CDS encoding C40 family peptidase: protein MKTIRKHIVILAAVAVAGSLLSFTAPMANAADKDGVTSSRSFPKINKTKKDLLAESKSVDVEKTSNWGGLGTMSVPKTKSTAEQQAEERAAQEQAAREQAAAEAAEAAAQSAAASRNQTRTDTTSTTTTTTSTVSASSSAIVSYANQFVGVSPYVYGGSSPTSGWDCSGFTQYVFAHFGISLPRTSGAQASVGTAVASLADAQPGDLIANSTHVGIYAGNGMVVNALKPSVGTAYTPVQYAFSGGYSIRRVM from the coding sequence ATGAAGACCATACGAAAGCATATTGTTATTCTTGCGGCGGTTGCTGTCGCAGGTTCACTACTTTCCTTTACCGCGCCTATGGCAAATGCGGCCGATAAGGATGGTGTCACATCTTCGCGTTCCTTCCCGAAGATCAACAAGACCAAGAAGGATCTGCTCGCAGAATCCAAATCGGTTGATGTTGAAAAAACATCAAACTGGGGTGGCCTCGGCACTATGAGTGTGCCGAAAACGAAATCTACTGCGGAACAGCAAGCAGAAGAGCGGGCTGCTCAAGAGCAAGCAGCACGGGAGCAGGCGGCTGCTGAAGCCGCTGAGGCTGCAGCACAATCGGCAGCGGCAAGTCGTAATCAAACTCGTACCGATACGACGAGCACTACAACCACCACCACGTCAACAGTGAGTGCCAGTTCTAGCGCAATAGTGTCGTATGCTAATCAGTTTGTTGGGGTGTCTCCATATGTGTATGGAGGATCAAGCCCCACTAGTGGTTGGGATTGTTCAGGATTTACACAATATGTCTTTGCACATTTTGGTATTTCTCTGCCGCGCACATCTGGCGCGCAAGCCAGTGTTGGCACAGCGGTGGCAAGCTTGGCGGATGCCCAGCCTGGAGATCTTATTGCTAACAGCACCCATGTCGGCATTTATGCTGGTAATGGCATGGTAGTTAATGCTTTGAAGCCTTCTGTTGGCACAGCATATACACCAGTTCAGTATGCATTCTCGGGTGGTTATTCCATTCGACGCGTAATGTGA
- a CDS encoding universal stress protein, whose protein sequence is MVNDKAILVGVDGSDASYKAAWWAANYAKHAGLTLQIVCAYSLPSYAAVSFDATYTALGDDKAAHNDAQEILSKAKAIADEQGVEATTLIVTGDPASVFVELSRNYNLIVIGNRGKGGLAERLLGTTSSSLPAYAYCPIIVVPYTDDDGKLMHLNNTITRVAVGSDETRWGIKALEIAAAFANSWGAELDVMLAVPSIDGLTGSDSDEEHGIMESYMEDLDLRIKPLQNAYPELRIFKSIVPGSAVQALTKASHEHDVVVVGSRGRGGFTGLLLGSTSQGLLQHAVSPVYVVPRKYVEASESGKTPNSPADVPIMSLEEISGVHQVDIPPADAQLARDIDTIIDPLRQDEGEKKPE, encoded by the coding sequence ATGGTGAATGATAAGGCCATACTCGTCGGGGTTGATGGGTCGGATGCAAGTTATAAAGCTGCATGGTGGGCAGCGAACTATGCTAAGCATGCAGGACTAACGTTACAAATCGTCTGTGCTTATTCTTTGCCAAGTTATGCGGCGGTGTCATTCGATGCCACCTACACCGCTCTTGGTGATGATAAGGCTGCACATAACGATGCTCAGGAGATATTGTCAAAGGCCAAAGCCATCGCTGATGAACAAGGCGTGGAAGCCACCACGTTGATTGTTACAGGCGATCCTGCTTCTGTGTTTGTTGAGCTGTCTAGGAACTACAATCTCATTGTGATTGGCAACCGTGGCAAGGGCGGCTTGGCTGAGCGTCTGTTGGGAACCACCAGTTCGAGTCTTCCCGCATATGCATACTGCCCAATCATCGTGGTGCCATATACCGATGATGACGGAAAATTGATGCATTTGAACAACACGATTACTAGGGTCGCTGTTGGTTCAGATGAAACGCGTTGGGGTATTAAAGCTTTGGAGATTGCCGCTGCTTTTGCCAATAGCTGGGGTGCTGAGCTGGACGTTATGCTTGCTGTACCTAGCATCGATGGATTGACGGGTTCAGATTCTGATGAAGAACATGGCATCATGGAATCGTATATGGAAGATTTGGATTTGCGAATCAAGCCTTTGCAAAATGCTTATCCTGAACTTCGCATCTTTAAGTCCATTGTTCCTGGATCAGCTGTGCAAGCGTTAACGAAGGCGAGCCACGAACATGATGTCGTGGTTGTCGGATCTCGTGGTAGAGGTGGCTTTACAGGCTTACTACTCGGTTCCACCAGCCAAGGTTTGTTACAACATGCAGTAAGTCCTGTATATGTTGTTCCTCGCAAATATGTTGAGGCATCCGAGTCTGGTAAGACTCCTAATTCGCCTGCAGATGTGCCGATCATGTCTCTGGAAGAGATTAGTGGAGTACACCAAGTTGATATACCGCCAGCAGATGCTCAGCTTGCTAGAGATATCGACACCATAATCGATCCTCTGCGTCAAGATGAGGGTGAGAAGAAACCTGAATAG